The following is a genomic window from Sciurus carolinensis chromosome 3, mSciCar1.2, whole genome shotgun sequence.
catattttgaatttttcaagaaCAAGTTTTAAATAAGAGGTCATTTGGTTTCcttaatgttttgaaataaaagcaaaataatttctcagaatatgtaacttataaaaatcatatattacAAAGATTTGCCTTAAGATAACTTCAAGGTAATTTACAAACAAATCATAGATActagaaaaatattgttaaacaTTACCTTGAACTCTCTCTGGAGTGCTCGTCAGTAACCACAGAtaagaaatgtttatgaaatagCCACAGGATCAATGGTTAGAAGTAATGTGTCCACTGAATTTATAGTCTTTAATACCAGGAAATCATCCAGTAGTTCTAAAATGAGAATTTACATGATTaagaaaaccaacaaaattaGAGCATTGATGTGActaatttctaaaaacatttcCAGATATCTATGATTATAGTTTATGGccaatggaaataaaaagtatCCCTCTCAGAATATCATCATGATCTCTGATAATTATGCTATGGTTTGGGAATAGTGTTCCTCAAAgattcatgtgttaaaggcttggttcccagggtgGCCCTATTGGGAAGTGCTGTGGAACTTTAAGAGGCGGTGCCTAGTGGGAGGTACTTAGGTCCCTGGAGCTGTGTCCTCTAATCTAAGATCATGGGACCCCTGcctatcctctctctctctctcttttcttcctggctcATAATGCAAGTGGTTTGATCCAGCTGGTGCTCATCATTGCAATCTGGTGCCCTCACCAAAAGCCTAAAACAATGGGGCCACCCAATCTTGGATTGGAATCTCTAGGACCCTcagttaaataaaccttttctctttatatgttaattgcctcaggtatttcattacagtaacatATCTGGTTAATATGATAACCTTCCACTAGACCCTTCTCATTAACACTTTTGTAGGTATTCTGCAAGTCATGTGGCtcatacctaaaaaaaaaaaaaaaaaaaaaaaaaaaaaaaaagtttttatccTCCAACTTTAATAGCAACTAATCTGAGGGGACAAAGCATAGTGCTTAAGAGTATGAACTCTGAAATCATTACCCAAGTCTGAATCCCAAGTCTGCCATGTTTGGCCATTTAGTCCCTCCTCAACCCCTCCTCCCTGTGGTCTGCAAATTGGGCTAGAAGTGTGCTTAGCATATAGTAAATGCTATGTATTTAACTGAATCATTTACAAGATAAAAAATGCCCTCAACAAACACAAGTTACTACTTTTCCAATTGCATGTACAGAGATATTGATCCTAGATCCCTTAAACAGGAAGATAATATCTTACCAATATGCTACAACTGAGGAACTCTGATCTCAAGTGACCTCCTGGGCCAAACTAATTAAGCATCCACTAAGTGGTTTACTAAACAAGGTCATGCGTTTTATTCAGTAATGACAGTTTCACATACTTGTTTCTAATAGgcctattttcctcttatctgttcTCACACTAGAGTGGTTATACAACCTCTGACAAAAGCCTGCATTCTAGCCAAACAAGTCAACCCTCTCTGTCTGTGGATTttgcatccatggattcaacctaCCACAGAtccaaaatatgtgaaaaaaaaaaaaaaaaaggtacttgaCATGTACAGACCTTTTTtctattattccctaaacaacacagtaCAATGACTATTTATGTAGTATTTACATCATATCAGGAATTAGAAGTAAACTAGACatgatttaaaatagaaaagaagatatGCATAggctatatgcaaatactacaccagtTTAATTAGGGACTTGCACATCCCCAGATTTTGGTATCTATGAAGGGTCTTGGAACCAATCCTGTGGGACACTAGGTATGACTGTGTATTTGAGGTATTATGCCTATGCTATTTGGTATAAGGAATGGGTGTGAAGGAAGGTCTACAACCAGCATTTTTACTTCATTAGCTTATGTATGTCTAAAGAGACATACATACTTTATATGTTAAGAGACTTATTTTAATATAACCTAAGTCCTAAAGGTTAGACCAAATCTCTCAATTGATGCCAGTATCTAAGACATCTATATGTGAATGAAATCAATGCCAACACACATTCAGGGACACCTTTAGTTCCACCTTCAACCGCTAACTAATTACAGTAAATAAACATTGTTATTATAAGAAGGGATTTTGGCTGAAGGACATTGGTCGTCTATTCTAGGTAAAAGCTATTTGAAGATTTCACACTGCACCTgattttagaaaagataaaaacaggGCAGTGAAATACACTAGGAAAGCTACTGAGCTGCGCAACCTCTAAGGCAGTGTGTTGGACCCCAAGAGAGGGCACTCAGGCTGCAGTGGTCAAAACGATGGGAAAGACCTACAAAGATAATTAATTCCTCAAACTGGAACCTAAACAGTCTTCATGCAGAGGACCAAAAGCTGATGGCACTGTGGGCAGAAAAAAATCTGGATCTAAGATATAAGCTTTCTAAGATGTACAAGACAAcagcaccttttaaaatttttcctttcctaatgagcaaaaacagacatgaaaacaagGCCTTTGTTCATTCTCTTAAAAGTCCTTATGGACATGAAGCCCAAATCCAACCAAGTTTtgtgaaatcaaataaaatttgagttAATCCTTCTCAAGTGCCAAACTTATATATTTGTACCAAGATGAAATTTCCCTAAGAACAAAAACATTCATACATTAAGCTCaatatttaaaatctgaatgTGGATGTGTTACAGACCATTACAAATTATGTACTTGTCCAGTTGCCTTATtctgattttcagaaaaaatgCTAACAAAAGCCTTTCTTCACTCACAGGTTCTTCCAAATTAAGCCTATGATAACTTCACCGAGGTCTCTAGCAACTAGCGCTTAACAGCATGCCCCATTCTTACAGTTATTCCAACTTCATGATCACAAAGGCACATAATTGGAAGTGTTGGCAGACCAGCTCTGTTGGTTCCACTCACTATTCCAATGCTTCTTCATAGCTTCTTTCTGTTCACTAAAGGACAAAGGGCTCACCATGGAGCTGGCGGAACAGCTTAGCTCTTGTTATTTCCAGAGCTTGTTtccttaaaacttttttattgctCTACACTGCATGGGTAAGTGACAAAAGGCTTTTGTAGACTGGTGTCCAAAAAAACTCATTTGAGACCAAATTTATTTCACTGGTAACCCAGGCAGTGCTGGTTTCTTACTATAAAAgcactgaggttttttttttttttcttccagttcaaGATAATGTTCTATGTCAACACTGCATCAATGAACAATTTAACAGTATAATGACATCATTTTACTTTACAGGTATTCTTCCAActaaccaattaaaataaaaacaaacaaaactccatCCTTACCAAGACCCTAAATTTAATACACTATCTGCAACTCATCTTTAAAACCCCTGACAGGTTATATACCACTtgcaaaaatatacattttgctGGAAAAGTAAACACAGAGACTAACATTTAACACCTTGTccaaatgtgaatatattttgatCATAAGTATTCTAGATATATATAATATCTGCACTTTAAGAATTAGTAAAcagatctaattttttttaagttagattAGCTGCTTTGTCCAACCTAGTGTTCCAAGCTATTCATCTCCCATACAAAACCAGAAAACTGATACTATGGTCTTTCTATCCATATGCATTTCAAATAAACCCTCTGATTACATGAGTAAATTTCATCATATCACTTGACTCTCTCCTAGAGATCagcatgacattttaaaatttgctataAAATAGGGTGACTAGTCTCAACATACTCCATTGTGGGGAGACAAACCCGGACTGAAGGCTGTTAACAAATAATGGTGTCCCAAGCACTGGTCAGGCTACACAGTTTTGGTAGGACAACTTTTATGTGGTAAACCACTACCTGATGTACTAGAAAAGCAACTGCTTCCATTATTCCTTTGTGTTTCAATGAGTCAGAACTTTCTTCATCGTTAGAATTTACAACACAACTCCAGCTATAGATCTTAAGCAAAAGGCTTAAAAACAAAGACCACACAAcaggcatttttaattttaaagaattttaatacaAACTTAATATAAACTATTTCAGTCCCTCTTAACATGTAAGACACTGACTCAAAATACTTTTATACCGTTTTTTTTCAAGTATTGCACAATATAGgtacaaaattaatatttacGATTACATTTTCTTCCATAATATATAGCAAAAATCTTTAAACCTTtaacagaaaatacatttttttgaaaaagcaaatattCGTACATTTTAATTCCACCACTAAAGGAATATCCTGTACACAATTTTTAGAATAGTTGATGTCTTTAAGATGGATATTTTacaatttcagtaaaaaaaatacaacatgaaGCTGCTGCTGTCACAGATCACTGTAGTAAAAAGATATAAATGCAATACCATGTCGTAGAAACAATATATATATCCTCTGATATTTTACAAACTTTGTACTAAATTAAATTATACAATTAGAAAAGACCAATAAACCCACTTATTAGtgctaattttttataaaaaaaaaaaaaaaatcagccatgTCCTTGCTATATCTTAAATACTGTAAGAGGCCATATCTGAgagtatactttaaaatatacagtCAGTATAAAATAACTTTGTGCTTGGTTGGCAAATGAAAAAtgatgcatgttttatttttgtaaccaAGCCTGAATGTATCCTTACtataagcttaaaaaaaaaaatctcaaggagGTGAAAAAGTCCCCTTGGGCCCGTGCATTTTAACTTGTacgatacattttttttttttttttttttcttttttagttagcCATAACAGGCTGGAATTGCTGGTTAGAATACTGCATGTTATTTAAGCTAAAATTCAAGCCATCTACAAAAGACTTCTCGTTGAGGCCACCATAGGCCGCAAATACATCAAAGGCATTACTGTACTGGAGAGGACTGAGGTTAAGGGGGCTGTCACCTGGGAACATTCCATTGGTACTACTACCTTGACCCTgcatattaggaaaaataaattccttgGCATTAGGAGAAAGAGCAGAGGTTttctgctgttgctgctgctgtggtggtggcggtggtggcTGGGatggcggctgctgctgctgctgtggttgCTGCTGGCTACCCAGGCCCAGCCCGTACAGAGAGTGCATTGAGGAAGAGATGGCTTTCTGCTTCAAGAGGTCATTCACATTCAGGCCGAGATTGATAGGAGAAGTACGCGCAACCTTGTTGCTCCGGCCACTATTCTTCATTTTGGTAGAGCCGAACTTGGTGGCAGCAAAAGTGGCAGTGGTAAAGGTTAAAGGCTGAGTGGACCGGGGCATGAAGGTAGGGCTTACAGCAGCAGAGTGACCAAAGGGAGGCGATGGAGAGCTGGACACTGATGAGGCTGGGTCACTTATGGGCATAAAAACCTGGGCCTCTGGGTTAAAGCTGTTTTTGATCTCCTTATCCAACTCACATCCATTTTCATTATTATCATCCACATAAAGCACCTTCACTGGTCCCTTTTCACCAATTTGGTAGGAAACCTCAAATGGGTCGATCCAAACACTAAGATCCTGTGGCAGATTGCCACGAACATCATCAATGTCCAAACCACTCTCTTTGGATGCTTGTTCAATCACTGGGTCCACTTTCTCCCCTACGTGTATACATCTAAACCCTGATCCTTTGTATGGCTTTTCAGGATACCAGTgcccttcatatttcttcttaagaagTCTTTCAAGCTCTTCACCAAAAATGTTGACACGTCTCCTGGGAAGCTTATTgtacaaatatgaaataataaaatttagtgCTACTTGGATTTCAAGCTGCATAGCTGCTATGCCACAAAGAGTAAGGTTTGTTTCgactcctccacacacacacacacaaaaagttcaATTTGTGGCAGAGAAACAAATTCTCATTCAAAGTGCTGGTATTAGTAGATTATTCTTCACCTTGAGTGGTCTTGTtcctttaagaaaacaaaacaaaacaaaagcaaacatgtCCAAATAAGATAAATGTAATGTAAGTCCCATGACCTTTTTTTAATCCCTAGAgtaatttcacttttgaaaaggTCTAATAGACTGGAAAACCTGGAAAATATACTCAGTGCAAAAATAACATAATATGAAATTGTTTAATAAAGTTCAGAGTCTCATGGGAAAAAGTAGATTTGCagttaaaacagtatttttaaaaacgtatttattttccttttctgggtagaattttaagaagaaaaacatctCCAGTATATGTTAagtgttcttttccttccctcaacTCTCATAATATTTGCTCGAAAGTGTACTGGGCATGCCAACTCACCCATCCACCCCCATGCATACATGTGCCACTTGAAGAAGCTggtcattaatttcttttttctggtcaTTAATTTGTTATTGCTTTTCATCAATTTTAAAGtgaattctatatttttgttcattttgaatataTCTTGTTTAAATCTACTCTATATTAGACATTTAGAAATTTGAGAAGtcaggaaattatttaaatttttgcagtTTATGATGCCAAATTAAACGTACTCAATACTAAATGAACTGTCATCCTGGTGAATAAATACGAACCAAATTATCCCATATAGTTGTGGCCTTAAAACATACTAAGAACACACAATGTAATAGCAGCACTTCTTTGTGCTCCCCCCCCCTTTTCAGTGTGtatttttccaaatctgaaatACCTCTTAAGCAGCAAGTATAACAAAAACAATGATCAACTTAAAAACTCTTATTGATTATTCTGTTTAAAGGGCAGGGTTTCTCAGTTTTACTCTGATTTTAAaagccacctccctccctccctctctcgaTAAGAAAACAAGCCCAGAGAGGCATGTATGATAAGGTCGACCTTTAAACGTTTGCTGGATCAGCACTGGGTGGGGATAAGAAAAGAACAAGGGCAAACagaagatatttgcaaaggaGATCTATTTGTACACTGAGGTTGATtaaaaaggacatttaaaaatcaagttgGTATTAATTCGTCTGTTCCATTTTCCATACTGGCGGTGACAAAGGGAAAAGAATCCCTGGCTGTCCCCAAACTACAAACACTTTCCGAGTCAAAAGCCCGAGTGTCGGCAAAGGCAGCTGATTAAGCTCAATTGCTTGAAGGTGCAGCCGAGCGAAATTCAGGCTCGGTGGAAGGTAGTTTTAAAGCAACGCCTTAAGACGGAGTGTGAAGAATTACATAAACAGCTAGTTGGGTCTCATTAGATTTCTGCTCACAGCCCAGGGAGCCCAAGCGCTACGGCAGCAGCAACAgcaagaggaggtggaggaggaggaagagtacGAGCCTGCTCTTGGAGGGGGACCGCCACGGGAAATGGAAAGGCAACCTCTCGCGGCCGGGCAGCGGGCACCGGGCAGGTCGGGGCGCCGGCTGCAGTCGGGACAGTCGCTCCCCTCCCCCGCCGTAACCTGACCCGCCgctccccgccccccgccccagGCTCCTGGGACCCGGCCAGCGCCCGGGGAAGCACCGGTCCCCGGCACCATTTTCGGCCTGGGCGGCCACCCGCCCCTCGGACCCCAGCGCGCCCCGCGAGCTCGCCGCTCCTCCCGGGCGCCCCAACCCCCGACTCCCGTCAGCTTGCCCCAGGCCGCCTTCCGCCGATCACCCGCCCGGCCCTGGCCGAGCCCCACGCCTCGGGCCGGGTCCCCGGAGCCGCTCCCTTCGGGTCCCGGCGGCAGCCCCTCTGCGCCCGGAGAGCGACGCCGTCATCCCCGAG
Proteins encoded in this region:
- the Tob1 gene encoding protein Tob1 — translated: MQLEIQVALNFIISYLYNKLPRRRVNIFGEELERLLKKKYEGHWYPEKPYKGSGFRCIHVGEKVDPVIEQASKESGLDIDDVRGNLPQDLSVWIDPFEVSYQIGEKGPVKVLYVDDNNENGCELDKEIKNSFNPEAQVFMPISDPASSVSSSPSPPFGHSAAVSPTFMPRSTQPLTFTTATFAATKFGSTKMKNSGRSNKVARTSPINLGLNVNDLLKQKAISSSMHSLYGLGLGSQQQPQQQQQPPSQPPPPPPQQQQQQKTSALSPNAKEFIFPNMQGQGSSTNGMFPGDSPLNLSPLQYSNAFDVFAAYGGLNEKSFVDGLNFSLNNMQYSNQQFQPVMAN